In one Pseudomonas sp. SG20056 genomic region, the following are encoded:
- a CDS encoding HDOD domain-containing protein: protein MDISALFSQVHSLPCIPRVAQDLIQQFDNPHTSLDSVARNIALDPVIAAKVLRLANSARFRGARESTSVEDAAMRLGFNTLRTLVLASAVTGAFQAPPGFDLKGFWTHSFQVASISRLLAKNRGVAVETAFTCGMMHNIGELLIQTGVPELAERLNQNGKDVGAAQRVALETLQLGFGFPEVGAELARRWQLPELIQHAIAYQSRPFQAPVDMPLPRVLAQAVSIAEALREHPGAMSKAVDTLQGPLFEGLDVASLLDELPAILDADKGFAELLG from the coding sequence ATGGATATAAGCGCCCTGTTTTCCCAAGTTCACAGCTTGCCCTGTATACCCCGCGTCGCCCAGGATCTGATTCAACAGTTCGATAACCCCCACACCAGCCTGGACAGCGTCGCACGCAATATCGCCCTGGACCCGGTGATTGCCGCCAAAGTGCTACGCCTGGCCAACTCGGCACGTTTTCGCGGCGCACGCGAGTCCACCAGCGTTGAAGATGCCGCGATGCGTTTGGGCTTCAACACCCTGCGCACGCTGGTACTGGCCTCGGCCGTGACCGGCGCGTTTCAGGCGCCGCCAGGTTTTGATCTCAAGGGCTTCTGGACGCACAGTTTCCAGGTGGCCAGTATCAGTCGACTGCTGGCAAAAAACCGCGGAGTTGCCGTGGAAACTGCATTTACCTGCGGGATGATGCACAACATCGGCGAACTGCTGATCCAGACCGGCGTGCCTGAACTGGCCGAACGCCTCAACCAGAACGGCAAGGATGTCGGGGCCGCACAGCGTGTGGCACTGGAAACCTTGCAACTGGGCTTTGGCTTCCCTGAAGTGGGTGCGGAACTGGCACGGCGCTGGCAACTGCCGGAGCTGATCCAGCATGCCATCGCCTACCAGAGCCGGCCGTTCCAGGCACCGGTGGACATGCCCTTGCCACGCGTACTGGCGCAAGCGGTATCGATTGCCGAGGCGCTGCGCGAACACCCGGGCGCCATGTCCAAAGCGGTGGACACGCTACAGGGGCCACTGTTCGAAGGGCTGGATGTGGCCAGCCTGCTGGATGAACTGCCGGCAATTCTGGATGCCGACAAAGGCTTTGCCGAGTTGCTTGGCTGA
- a CDS encoding YcgN family cysteine cluster protein translates to MAAKVEPFWKRKTLEQLDQDEWESLCDGCGLCCLQKLEDEDDGSVYYTRIACKLLDLQTCRCTDYSNRRKFVADCIQLTPAQADQFQWLPPTCAYRLVSEGKDLLLWHHLVCGDPEQVHKQRISQAGRMLSENSVAEDEWEDHMIFRAG, encoded by the coding sequence ATGGCCGCCAAAGTCGAACCCTTCTGGAAACGCAAAACCCTCGAACAGCTGGATCAGGACGAGTGGGAGTCGCTGTGCGATGGCTGCGGCCTGTGCTGTCTGCAAAAGCTCGAGGATGAGGATGATGGCAGCGTCTATTACACGCGCATCGCCTGCAAACTGCTGGACCTGCAAACCTGCCGCTGCACTGACTACAGCAACCGACGCAAATTCGTCGCCGACTGCATCCAGCTTACCCCGGCCCAGGCCGACCAGTTTCAGTGGCTGCCGCCGACCTGCGCCTACCGCCTAGTCAGCGAAGGTAAGGATCTGTTGCTCTGGCATCACCTGGTCTGCGGCGACCCTGAGCAGGTGCACAAACAGCGGATTTCCCAGGCTGGGCGCATGCTCAGCGAAAACAGCGTGGCCGAGGATGAGTGGGAAGACCACATGATTTTCCGCGCTGGCTGA
- the rnd gene encoding ribonuclease D — protein sequence MAIDIQWIGDNASLAQHCATWRSLAFVAVDTEFMRVDTFYPIAGLLQVSEGDRAYLIDPLLISDWTPFAELLQDPAVVKVLHACSEDLEVFLRLTGSLPAPLFDTQLAAGYLNLGFSMGYSRLVQAVLNIELPKGETRSDWLQRPLSATQVSYAAEDVLHLAEVYAQLKAQLSAEKYAWVLEDGAELVCNLGREVDPELAYREAKLAWKLSRQQLAVLKALCTWREEQARKRNQPRNRIIREHSLWPLARSQPDNLVALARIEDMHPKTVRQDGEFILQLIKQAAATPPEDWPEALPEPLPLEAASLLKKLRAIGQREAERLNIAPELMLRKKTLEALLKTGYPNGPYQLPESLRGWRRELMGQALLNCLAATGESA from the coding sequence GTGGCGATTGATATTCAGTGGATTGGTGATAACGCCAGCCTGGCGCAGCATTGTGCAACCTGGCGCAGCTTGGCGTTTGTCGCGGTTGACACCGAGTTTATGCGGGTCGACACCTTTTACCCGATTGCCGGCCTGCTGCAGGTCAGCGAGGGAGATCGGGCGTATCTGATTGATCCACTGCTGATCAGCGACTGGACGCCCTTTGCCGAGCTGCTGCAGGACCCCGCCGTGGTCAAGGTGCTGCATGCCTGCAGTGAGGACCTGGAAGTGTTTCTGCGTTTGACTGGCAGCCTGCCAGCGCCGCTGTTCGACACCCAGCTCGCCGCTGGTTATCTCAACCTGGGTTTCTCCATGGGCTATTCGCGCCTGGTGCAGGCGGTGCTGAATATCGAACTGCCCAAGGGCGAGACCCGGTCTGACTGGCTGCAACGGCCGTTGTCGGCCACTCAAGTCAGCTATGCCGCCGAAGATGTGCTGCACCTGGCTGAGGTATATGCGCAGCTCAAGGCGCAGCTGTCAGCCGAGAAATACGCCTGGGTGCTGGAAGACGGTGCCGAGCTGGTCTGCAACCTTGGTCGTGAAGTCGATCCCGAACTGGCCTACCGCGAAGCCAAGCTGGCCTGGAAACTCTCCCGGCAACAGCTGGCGGTGTTGAAAGCGCTGTGTACCTGGCGTGAAGAGCAGGCGCGCAAACGTAACCAGCCGCGTAATCGGATTATCCGTGAGCATTCGTTGTGGCCACTGGCGCGCAGCCAGCCGGATAACCTGGTGGCCCTGGCGCGGATCGAGGACATGCACCCGAAAACCGTGCGCCAGGACGGCGAGTTTATTTTGCAATTGATCAAGCAGGCCGCAGCCACCCCACCTGAGGATTGGCCTGAGGCGTTGCCAGAGCCGTTGCCGCTGGAAGCCGCGTCGCTGCTGAAAAAGCTGCGTGCCATTGGCCAGCGCGAAGCTGAGCGCCTGAACATTGCTCCGGAGCTGATGCTGCGCAAGAAAACCCTCGAAGCTCTGCTGAAAACCGGCTACCCCAATGGGCCGTACCAGCTGCCGGAGTCGCTGCGCGGCTGGCGGCGTGAATTGATGGGCCAGGCGCTGCTGAATTGCCTGGCTGCAACCGGAGAGTCCGCGTGA
- a CDS encoding YcgL domain-containing protein produces the protein MKRICSIYKSPRKNEMYLYVLRSDGLKRVPENLLLAFGPPALAFEMVLTPERVLAREDIHKVLANLDEQGYHLQMPPPEDEYIEHLPDELLRRNDPM, from the coding sequence GTGAAACGTATCTGCTCAATCTACAAAAGCCCGCGCAAGAACGAGATGTATCTCTACGTGCTGCGCAGTGACGGTCTCAAGCGCGTGCCGGAAAACCTGCTGCTGGCCTTCGGCCCGCCGGCCCTGGCCTTTGAGATGGTGCTGACGCCCGAGCGCGTTCTCGCCCGCGAAGACATCCACAAGGTGCTGGCCAACCTCGACGAGCAGGGCTACCACCTGCAGATGCCGCCACCGGAAGATGAATACATCGAGCATCTGCCCGATGAGCTGTTGCGCCGTAACGACCCGATGTAA
- a CDS encoding D-2-hydroxyacid dehydrogenase, with amino-acid sequence MRVLIAEAEHALYAELLRQQAPEFELCGSNRPAELAEYAVSCPLWLGQPDLLAPLLRQGSRPQWLQSTWAGITPLLAKDLPTDYALTRAVGIFGQVMAEYVLCHLLAHERQLFAALASQVEQRWDNRLPRSLAGRKVLIVGTGDIGLSVAQFLAPFGIELLGIASRPRNLPPFRQVAGLDELPSLAAEADYLINLLPDTPATRDIYDAELFAACKTSALFINAGRGVAVVDQALVSALQRGQLAGAVIDVCRQEPLPAGHPFWDAPRLLLTGHSAAPTDPRLLVQLFVDNLQRWRADKALVGQVDFTRGY; translated from the coding sequence ATGCGCGTGTTGATTGCCGAAGCCGAACACGCGCTGTATGCCGAGTTGCTGCGTCAGCAGGCACCTGAGTTTGAGCTGTGCGGCAGCAATCGGCCTGCCGAGTTAGCCGAATACGCCGTGAGCTGTCCGTTATGGCTGGGCCAGCCGGATCTGCTCGCGCCTTTGCTGCGTCAGGGCAGCCGGCCACAGTGGCTGCAATCGACCTGGGCGGGCATCACGCCGCTGCTCGCCAAGGATTTGCCAACGGATTACGCGTTAACCCGTGCCGTGGGCATCTTCGGCCAGGTGATGGCTGAGTATGTGCTGTGCCATCTGCTGGCCCATGAGCGCCAACTGTTTGCTGCACTGGCCTCTCAGGTTGAGCAGCGCTGGGACAATCGTCTGCCGCGCAGCCTGGCCGGGCGCAAGGTGCTGATCGTTGGCACCGGTGATATCGGCCTGAGCGTGGCGCAGTTTCTGGCGCCGTTCGGCATCGAGCTATTGGGCATCGCCAGCCGTCCGCGCAATCTGCCGCCGTTTCGTCAGGTGGCTGGGCTTGATGAACTGCCAAGCCTGGCGGCTGAGGCCGATTACCTGATCAACTTGCTGCCCGATACGCCTGCCACCCGTGATATTTACGATGCCGAGCTGTTTGCTGCCTGCAAGACCAGCGCGCTGTTTATCAATGCCGGACGCGGTGTGGCAGTGGTCGATCAGGCACTGGTCAGTGCCTTGCAGCGGGGGCAATTGGCCGGCGCGGTGATTGATGTTTGCCGTCAAGAGCCGCTGCCTGCTGGCCACCCATTCTGGGATGCACCGCGTTTGCTGCTGACCGGGCACAGTGCTGCGCCGACTGATCCGCGCCTGCTGGTGCAGCTGTTTGTCGATAACCTGCAACGCTGGCGTGCTGATAAGGCCTTGGTGGGACAGGTGGATTTCACTCGGGGTTATTGA
- a CDS encoding SMP-30/gluconolactonase/LRE family protein, with translation MKKLLGLLVALIAAAAIYLAVTPSPIDPLAWEAPAIPPMTGVLEPNDTLMKAELLGRDQVHGPEDTAVDAQGQVYAGLHDGRIVRIKTDGSVETFVDTKGRPLGMDFDAAGNLIVADAYKGLLSIDAQGLIKVLTTESEGVPFKFTDDLDIARDGTIYFSDASQRFEQPDYLLDLLEARPHGRLLSYNPANGETKVLLKDLYFANGVALSANEDFVLVNETYRYRITRYWLSGDKAGTHDIFIDNLPGLPDNLQGDRKGTFWVALPTPRKADADMLHRSPWAKSQLAKLPRAFWPKAVPYGFAIALNEQGEITQSLHDTSGTHLRMITSVKPVGDYLYFGSLDNDRIGKLKIR, from the coding sequence ATGAAGAAACTGCTTGGCCTGCTTGTGGCCTTGATTGCGGCGGCGGCGATCTACCTCGCCGTCACGCCCAGCCCGATTGATCCGCTGGCCTGGGAAGCCCCGGCCATCCCACCGATGACCGGCGTACTGGAGCCCAACGACACGCTGATGAAGGCCGAACTGCTCGGTCGTGACCAGGTGCATGGCCCGGAAGACACGGCGGTGGATGCCCAGGGCCAGGTGTACGCCGGCCTGCATGATGGCCGCATCGTGCGCATCAAGACCGATGGCAGCGTGGAAACTTTTGTCGACACCAAAGGCCGCCCGCTGGGCATGGACTTTGACGCCGCCGGTAACCTGATCGTCGCCGACGCCTACAAGGGCTTGCTGAGTATCGACGCCCAGGGCCTGATCAAAGTACTGACCACTGAATCCGAGGGCGTGCCGTTCAAGTTCACCGACGATCTGGATATCGCCCGCGACGGCACCATCTACTTCAGCGATGCCAGCCAGCGTTTCGAGCAACCGGATTACCTGCTCGACCTGCTCGAAGCCCGCCCCCATGGTCGCCTGCTCAGCTACAACCCGGCCAACGGCGAAACCAAGGTACTGCTCAAGGACCTGTACTTCGCCAACGGCGTGGCGCTGTCAGCCAATGAGGACTTCGTGCTGGTCAACGAAACCTACCGCTACCGCATCACCCGTTACTGGCTGAGCGGTGACAAGGCCGGCACCCACGATATCTTTATCGACAACCTGCCGGGCCTGCCGGACAACCTGCAAGGCGACCGTAAAGGCACCTTCTGGGTGGCCCTGCCAACCCCACGCAAAGCCGACGCCGACATGCTGCACCGCTCACCCTGGGCAAAATCGCAGCTGGCCAAACTGCCGCGTGCCTTCTGGCCCAAGGCCGTGCCTTACGGCTTTGCCATCGCCCTCAATGAACAAGGCGAAATCACCCAGAGCCTGCACGACACCAGCGGCACCCACCTGCGCATGATCACCTCGGTCAAACCGGTGGGCGATTATCTGTACTTCGGCAGCCTGGACAACGACCGCATCGGCAAACTGAAAATCCGTTGA
- a CDS encoding MnmC family methyltransferase produces the protein MKRFVLLDTAPIPDGSGALCLFEYGEDFVIKIAGGDGGQLMNTRMHGSEDALAAIPCKKVAGRPDSRVLIGGLGMGFTLAAALQNLGKSAEVEVAELVPGVVEWNRGPLGAKAGYPILDPRTRVIQDDVANCLKNAEQRYDAIMLDVDNGPEGLTQKRNSWLYSAQGLQRCYQALRPKGVLAVWSASADRVFSDKVRKAGFKVEEVQVYAHGNKGTRHTIWIASK, from the coding sequence ATGAAGCGTTTTGTACTGCTCGATACCGCCCCGATTCCCGATGGCTCGGGCGCCCTGTGCCTGTTCGAGTACGGCGAGGATTTTGTCATCAAGATCGCCGGCGGTGATGGCGGCCAGCTGATGAATACGCGTATGCATGGCTCCGAAGACGCCCTGGCGGCGATTCCCTGCAAGAAGGTTGCGGGTCGCCCCGACTCACGGGTGCTGATCGGTGGTCTGGGTATGGGTTTTACCCTGGCCGCAGCCTTGCAGAACCTGGGCAAGAGCGCCGAAGTGGAAGTGGCCGAACTGGTGCCTGGGGTGGTGGAGTGGAACCGCGGCCCGCTGGGCGCCAAGGCCGGTTACCCGATCCTCGATCCGCGTACCCGGGTGATTCAGGACGATGTCGCCAATTGCCTGAAGAACGCCGAGCAGCGTTATGACGCAATCATGCTGGATGTCGACAACGGCCCGGAAGGGCTGACCCAGAAACGCAATAGCTGGCTGTATTCGGCCCAGGGCCTGCAACGCTGTTACCAGGCATTGCGCCCCAAAGGCGTGTTGGCAGTGTGGTCAGCGAGTGCCGACCGAGTATTCAGCGACAAGGTGCGCAAGGCCGGTTTCAAGGTCGAAGAAGTGCAGGTCTATGCCCATGGCAACAAGGGCACCCGACACACCATCTGGATTGCCAGCAAGTAG